A window from Hymenobacter volaticus encodes these proteins:
- a CDS encoding glycoside hydrolase family 43 protein produces MHIPDDHIYQEAHLAPMTVAEINELTKNARALPPSGDQTHVLVADGEDPWVVSHEGSLYYCTVDRLKQAILISKFSSLLEMATAKLVQVWPGKQGTTPEFVEIWAPELQLIDGKWYIYFALYNAKNGEERLYALEGTTSDPQGEYEFKGKLDVPTDRWAIDGTVLATEDGQKYFIWSGWEGFTNVSQNIYIARMSNPWTISSDRVCISRPEHEWEKQGYPYVNEGPQVLTRNGRIFIVYSASGSWTDEYCLGQLTYLGGDLPDPTSWRKEPQPVFSKTDTIFGPGHACFVEINQQDYIIYHAARRSQAGWARQVRAKPFTWNLDGSPNFGAPE; encoded by the coding sequence ATGCATATACCTGACGACCATATTTATCAGGAGGCGCATTTAGCGCCGATGACCGTAGCAGAAATAAACGAGCTAACTAAAAATGCGCGGGCGCTACCGCCCAGCGGCGACCAAACGCACGTGCTGGTGGCAGATGGCGAAGACCCCTGGGTTGTTTCGCACGAAGGCAGCCTGTACTACTGCACCGTTGACCGGCTGAAGCAAGCAATTCTGATAAGCAAATTTTCTAGCTTACTGGAAATGGCTACCGCCAAGCTTGTACAAGTATGGCCAGGCAAACAAGGCACCACACCCGAGTTTGTGGAAATATGGGCGCCCGAGTTGCAGTTGATCGACGGGAAATGGTACATCTACTTTGCCCTTTACAACGCCAAAAACGGCGAAGAGCGACTGTACGCCCTAGAAGGCACCACCAGTGATCCGCAAGGCGAGTACGAGTTCAAAGGGAAGCTTGATGTTCCGACCGACCGATGGGCTATTGACGGAACGGTACTGGCCACCGAAGATGGGCAGAAGTACTTTATATGGTCGGGGTGGGAAGGCTTTACCAACGTCAGCCAAAACATCTACATCGCCCGCATGAGCAACCCCTGGACGATTTCCTCTGACCGAGTGTGCATTTCTCGGCCCGAACACGAGTGGGAAAAGCAAGGCTATCCGTACGTGAACGAGGGTCCGCAAGTGCTAACCCGTAACGGCCGCATCTTTATTGTGTACTCGGCCAGCGGCAGCTGGACCGACGAGTATTGCCTAGGCCAGCTCACTTATCTCGGCGGCGACCTACCGGACCCGACTTCGTGGCGCAAAGAGCCCCAGCCCGTGTTTTCGAAAACGGATACCATCTTCGGTCCGGGCCACGCTTGCTTCGTTGAAATCAACCAGCAGGACTACATCATCTACCACGCCGCTCGCCGTAGCCAAGCCGGTTGGGCCCGCCAAGTCCGAGCGAAGCCTTTCACCTGGAACCTGGATGGTTCGCCAAACTTTGGCGCCCCAGAATAA
- a CDS encoding phytanoyl-CoA dioxygenase family protein, protein METAQLKNPTQTTYDVAQIMGGLYGDGIIGLKGAFSREWAQQLGEDIAVLYEAALKRPGGALGRGPKRHYVEIHPEDIRGFVELATHPWVTAVCEAVLGPDYKIVEIGFDVPNPGAVNQPWHRDFPAPTIPSSAAGSTRWPLTSPPSM, encoded by the coding sequence ATGGAAACAGCGCAGCTAAAAAACCCTACCCAAACCACCTACGACGTCGCGCAAATCATGGGCGGGCTCTACGGCGACGGTATCATTGGCCTGAAAGGAGCCTTCAGTCGCGAATGGGCGCAGCAACTCGGCGAAGACATTGCCGTGCTGTACGAAGCTGCCCTTAAGCGCCCTGGTGGCGCCCTTGGCCGTGGCCCCAAGCGGCACTACGTCGAGATTCACCCCGAAGATATTCGCGGTTTCGTGGAACTCGCTACACACCCATGGGTAACGGCCGTGTGTGAGGCTGTGCTTGGGCCCGACTACAAAATTGTTGAAATCGGCTTCGATGTGCCCAATCCCGGGGCCGTCAACCAGCCCTGGCACCGCGACTTTCCCGCCCCGACGATACCATCATCGGCCGCCGGCTCAACTCGCTGGCCTTTAACCTCACCACCGTCGATGTAA
- a CDS encoding GH92 family glycosyl hydrolase: MKRLLLPAAFLLAALPTFAQKPKVAENLVQYAHPIVGTAKMGHTFPGATVPFGMVQLSPDTDTLSYEQDGKYNPDMYKYCAGYQYQDKTIVGFSHTHFSGTGHSDLGDFLVMPTTGPLQLNPGTATQPERGYRSAYSHNTEVAEPGYYKVKLDDHNILAELTATNRVGMHQYTFPQSDQAHLILDLMAGIYNYPDKNVWTFVRVENDTLVTGYRQTNGWARTRTVYFAMAFSKPFTDYGSRNYGKKQAYRGFWGKFDQTKNFPDLAGEQLRMYFNFKTTAGEKLKVKFALSPVSTVGALQNLRAEAPGWDFNKVKGQAQQLWQQELSKVVVESPKKVDKENFYTAMYHAFLSPTTYMDTNGQYRGLDQNTHKADGFTNYTTFSLWDTYRALHPLFNLLQPKRNADMVQSMLAHFDQSVERMLPVWSHYANENWCMIGYHSVPVVADAVLKGNAPFDANKALDACVTTARTQRYDGIGEYMQLGYVPEDKSGSSVSKTLEYAYDDWCIAQMAQKLNRQDIYQEFSKRAQNWRNVYDPRIGFMRPKLADGSFRKEFDVLSTHNQGFIEGNAWNYSLYVPHDPAALITLMGGQKRFIEHLDSLFTMHLPDKFFAETEDITREGIIGNYVHGNEPAHHAAYLYNWTDQPYKTQARVRMILPKMYRPTPDGLGGNDDCGQMSAWYIFSALGFYPVAPGSPDYALGSPAIHGATLNLENGKTFRITVKNQSDKNVYVKEARLNGQKLAKPFLNHQDILNGGELVFTMAARP, from the coding sequence ATGAAACGACTGCTCCTGCCTGCCGCATTCCTCCTCGCGGCGCTGCCTACCTTTGCCCAAAAGCCGAAAGTCGCCGAGAACCTTGTGCAGTACGCCCACCCTATAGTAGGAACGGCGAAGATGGGACACACTTTTCCGGGCGCAACTGTGCCTTTCGGCATGGTGCAGCTCTCGCCCGACACCGATACGCTTAGCTACGAGCAAGACGGCAAGTACAACCCCGACATGTACAAGTACTGCGCTGGCTACCAGTACCAAGACAAAACCATCGTCGGTTTCAGCCATACCCACTTTAGCGGCACCGGCCACTCCGACCTTGGCGACTTCCTCGTGATGCCTACCACGGGTCCGTTGCAGCTCAACCCCGGTACGGCCACCCAACCCGAGCGTGGCTACCGCTCTGCCTACTCCCACAATACCGAAGTAGCCGAGCCCGGCTATTATAAAGTGAAGCTCGACGACCACAACATCTTGGCCGAGCTGACCGCCACCAACCGGGTGGGGATGCACCAATACACCTTCCCGCAGTCCGACCAAGCCCACCTGATTCTGGATTTGATGGCCGGCATCTACAACTATCCCGACAAGAACGTCTGGACCTTTGTGCGGGTAGAGAACGACACGCTGGTGACGGGCTACCGCCAAACCAACGGCTGGGCCCGTACGCGCACGGTGTATTTCGCCATGGCTTTCTCGAAGCCCTTCACCGATTACGGCAGCCGCAACTACGGCAAGAAACAGGCATACCGCGGTTTTTGGGGCAAATTCGACCAAACCAAGAATTTCCCCGACTTGGCTGGCGAGCAGCTGCGTATGTACTTCAACTTCAAAACCACGGCAGGGGAGAAGCTGAAAGTGAAATTTGCCCTCTCGCCCGTGAGCACCGTGGGGGCCCTGCAAAACCTGCGTGCCGAAGCTCCTGGTTGGGACTTCAACAAGGTGAAAGGGCAGGCCCAGCAACTGTGGCAGCAGGAGCTAAGCAAGGTGGTAGTGGAGTCGCCGAAGAAGGTAGACAAAGAGAACTTCTACACGGCCATGTACCACGCCTTTCTGAGCCCGACCACCTACATGGACACCAACGGCCAGTACCGTGGCCTCGACCAGAATACGCACAAAGCGGATGGCTTCACCAACTACACCACCTTCTCGCTCTGGGATACGTACCGCGCTTTGCACCCGCTCTTCAACCTGCTCCAGCCCAAGCGCAATGCCGACATGGTGCAGTCGATGCTGGCCCACTTCGACCAGAGCGTGGAGCGCATGCTGCCCGTGTGGAGCCACTACGCCAACGAAAACTGGTGCATGATTGGTTACCACAGCGTGCCTGTAGTGGCCGACGCCGTACTGAAAGGCAATGCCCCTTTCGATGCCAATAAGGCGCTTGATGCCTGCGTAACCACGGCCCGCACGCAGCGCTACGATGGCATTGGTGAGTACATGCAGCTTGGCTATGTGCCGGAAGACAAAAGCGGCTCGTCGGTTTCGAAAACCTTGGAATATGCCTACGACGACTGGTGCATTGCTCAGATGGCCCAGAAACTCAATCGGCAGGACATCTACCAGGAATTCAGCAAGCGCGCCCAGAACTGGCGCAACGTCTACGATCCGCGCATCGGCTTTATGCGCCCCAAGCTTGCCGACGGTTCGTTCCGCAAGGAGTTCGACGTGCTGAGTACCCACAACCAAGGCTTCATCGAAGGCAACGCCTGGAACTATAGCCTTTATGTGCCCCACGATCCTGCTGCCCTCATCACGCTGATGGGCGGCCAGAAGCGCTTCATCGAGCACCTAGACTCGTTGTTCACGATGCACCTGCCCGATAAGTTTTTTGCCGAAACCGAGGACATCACCCGCGAGGGCATCATCGGCAATTATGTACACGGCAACGAGCCCGCCCACCACGCCGCCTACCTCTACAACTGGACCGACCAGCCGTATAAAACCCAGGCCCGCGTCCGGATGATTCTGCCCAAGATGTACCGCCCCACCCCCGACGGCCTCGGCGGCAACGACGATTGTGGTCAAATGAGCGCCTGGTACATCTTCTCGGCCCTCGGTTTCTACCCCGTAGCCCCCGGTTCCCCCGACTACGCCCTCGGCAGCCCCGCCATCCACGGCGCCACTCTGAACTTGGAAAACGGTAAGACCTTCCGCATCACCGTTAAAAACCAGAGCGACAAGAACGTCTACGTGAAGGAAGCTCGCCTCAACGGCCAGAAACTAGCCAAACCCTTCTTGAATCATCAGGATATTTTAAACGGCGGCGAACTGGTATTTACAATGGCTGCGCGGCCGTAA
- a CDS encoding glycoside hydrolase family 2 TIM barrel-domain containing protein, which translates to MKSLLCLSLLAFATATYAQTGPVKVEVKQTDGRYELLRGRKPYFINGAGGGQFPERIKAYGGNSIRTWGTSGADKVLAEANKNGLTVMLGLDVARERHGFDYNNPEAVAGQLQKLRAEVLKYKDNPAVLFWGIGNELNLEYTNPKVWDAVQQIAQMIHEVDPNHPTSTVLAGCNKKEVDYIKAKCPAVDILSINTYAGLAAIPQQIRTTGWTGPYVVAEWGPTGHWESPVTPWKASVEETSSQKAAVYQSRYESSVAKDKTQCLGTYVFLWGQKQERTPTWYGIFTEDGKESEVVDVMQYLWSGQWPKNRAPHLASLRLSGQQATDNVYLLPGQSYPVVATVTDPDKDPLTYRWELLPESTDLKSGGDRESRPVAIPGLVSAGAKAQTTLKAPAKAGAYRLFVYTYDGHDNVATANIPFYVKEK; encoded by the coding sequence ATGAAATCCCTTCTTTGCCTTTCCCTGCTCGCATTTGCCACTGCCACTTACGCCCAAACTGGTCCTGTCAAGGTTGAAGTCAAGCAAACTGATGGTCGATATGAACTGCTGCGGGGAAGGAAGCCTTATTTTATCAATGGTGCGGGTGGTGGGCAATTTCCAGAGCGCATCAAGGCGTATGGCGGCAACTCCATCCGTACTTGGGGTACTAGCGGTGCTGATAAGGTACTAGCCGAGGCCAACAAAAACGGCCTTACCGTGATGCTAGGATTGGACGTGGCCCGTGAGCGGCACGGCTTCGACTACAACAACCCCGAGGCCGTAGCCGGGCAATTGCAAAAGCTGCGCGCCGAAGTACTTAAGTACAAAGACAACCCAGCAGTACTGTTTTGGGGCATCGGCAACGAGCTGAATCTGGAATATACCAATCCCAAGGTTTGGGATGCCGTGCAGCAAATAGCCCAGATGATTCATGAGGTGGACCCCAACCACCCAACCAGCACCGTGTTGGCGGGCTGCAATAAGAAAGAAGTGGATTACATAAAGGCCAAGTGCCCGGCCGTTGATATTCTCAGCATCAACACCTACGCCGGACTGGCTGCTATTCCGCAGCAGATCCGTACCACTGGCTGGACGGGCCCCTACGTAGTGGCCGAGTGGGGCCCGACGGGTCACTGGGAAAGCCCAGTTACGCCTTGGAAAGCATCGGTGGAAGAAACCAGCAGCCAGAAAGCAGCCGTGTATCAAAGCCGCTACGAATCGTCGGTGGCCAAGGATAAAACCCAGTGCCTCGGGACCTACGTGTTTCTGTGGGGGCAGAAGCAGGAGCGCACACCCACTTGGTACGGCATCTTCACTGAGGATGGCAAAGAATCGGAAGTGGTGGATGTGATGCAGTATCTATGGAGCGGGCAGTGGCCTAAGAACCGCGCCCCGCATTTGGCATCCTTACGTCTGTCGGGCCAGCAAGCCACCGATAACGTGTATCTGCTACCAGGCCAAAGCTACCCAGTTGTTGCTACCGTCACGGACCCCGACAAAGACCCGCTGACCTATCGTTGGGAACTGCTCCCGGAAAGCACCGATTTGAAGTCGGGAGGGGACCGGGAAAGCCGCCCCGTAGCTATTCCGGGCCTGGTTTCGGCCGGAGCCAAGGCTCAGACTACGCTTAAAGCTCCAGCCAAGGCCGGAGCCTACCGCTTATTTGTGTACACCTACGACGGCCACGACAACGTAGCTACGGCCAATATTCCGTTTTATGTGAAGGAGAAGTAG
- the rhuM gene encoding virulence protein RhuM/Fic/DOC family protein, with product MSSTNDILLYQSPDGNTQLQVQLQDETVWLTQAQMAELFGRDRSVITKHLRNVFASEELDEKSNVQKMHIASSDKPVSYYNLDVIISIGYRVNSIKGTKFRQWATQVLRQYLVQGYALNEQRLRESSRQLADLKRLVQLQSEVAASQELTSDQSDALLRVLGDYARALDVLDQYDHQRLRVRGTAAEEPFVLTYEAGLEAVEGLRTQFGGSALFGREKDASFQSSVRTIYQSFDGEDLYPSVEEKAANLLYFVVKNHSFSDGNKRIAAFLFVWFLDRNHCLYKPDGSRRLADNALVALTLLIAESKPEDKDTMVTLVVNLINQEN from the coding sequence ATGTCTTCCACCAACGACATCCTCCTCTACCAGTCACCTGACGGCAACACCCAACTACAAGTTCAATTGCAAGACGAAACCGTCTGGCTGACGCAGGCGCAGATGGCTGAACTGTTTGGGCGAGACCGTAGTGTCATTACTAAGCACTTGCGCAATGTGTTTGCTTCTGAAGAGCTAGATGAGAAAAGCAATGTGCAAAAAATGCACATTGCCTCATCAGACAAGCCGGTGAGCTACTACAACTTGGATGTCATCATTTCTATAGGCTACCGAGTTAACTCAATCAAAGGCACAAAATTCCGGCAATGGGCGACGCAGGTATTGCGACAGTACCTAGTGCAGGGGTACGCGCTAAACGAGCAGCGCTTGCGGGAAAGCTCCCGTCAGCTAGCCGACCTCAAGCGCCTTGTGCAATTGCAAAGCGAAGTGGCGGCCAGCCAAGAGTTAACTTCCGACCAATCAGATGCGCTGCTACGGGTGCTCGGCGACTACGCCCGCGCCCTCGACGTGCTCGACCAATATGACCACCAGCGCTTGCGCGTACGCGGCACCGCTGCGGAAGAACCCTTTGTGTTGACCTACGAAGCGGGATTGGAGGCGGTGGAAGGTTTGCGTACGCAGTTTGGCGGCAGCGCCCTGTTTGGCCGAGAGAAAGATGCTTCGTTCCAAAGTTCTGTACGCACTATTTACCAGAGCTTCGATGGCGAAGACCTGTACCCAAGCGTAGAGGAAAAAGCCGCGAACCTACTCTATTTCGTGGTGAAAAATCACTCCTTTTCCGACGGTAATAAGCGCATTGCTGCTTTTCTCTTTGTTTGGTTTCTCGATCGAAATCACTGCCTTTACAAACCCGACGGTTCTCGGCGTTTAGCTGATAATGCCTTGGTAGCCCTTACACTGCTCATTGCCGAAAGCAAGCCGGAAGACAAGGATACCATGGTAACCCTGGTAGTGAATTTGATTAATCAGGAGAATTAA
- a CDS encoding TonB-dependent receptor domain-containing protein — MNSKISTRFFSFAAGILVTALTGVIAPAKAQTAGNITGSVRSAAGSAIDYATVTLHRAADSSVVKTEFSDANGAFRFERPADGRYRVSAAQIGFARHWSEPFALPANGSLALPSITLQPSAATALKEVQVIGQKPLFERLADRTVVNVEGSTLAAGNTTLDVLARAPGVTVDGNDNLALRGRQGLLVLIDGKRQPMTGSELADYLRSLPADQLKSIELITNPPAKYDAQGGAGIIAINLKKDQRMGTNGALNASYGRTQYNKFTSGFSGNHRRKNLNIFTSVNYTRRRGFGIRNTYRYFYDSLSAEASSVLQSTSDQRNRIESSDHFLIYKIGADLNLSKNTVLGAAINGFAVPNPRPNGVGTNTSTFYDAPGLVTNYYTALSRTEGFNPNVAGNLNFKHTFGNGTAGSPELTADVDYANYYTHRLQRQTTFFEMSGRPTSTLLGDQTGELIIQALKADYTQALSPKTNLEAGAKASQVSSDNDLLFTNTVNDITTIDLGRTNRFKYDEIITAAYATLSHTLNKLNVQAGLRFEQTVMKGRQLIDSLNFRRDYYQLFPSAGVKYTLSEKHELSASLSRRINRPSYRQLNPFRFVIDPTTSGKGNPDLRPETSYNVELSHTFKQKFTTGLSFSITQNPITDVAQPESDSTTVSQYVNLNRQQYAALTLTAPLTPAKWWSIYNNVVLYYIHYQGSLAGTALNRGRGACSLSSNSTFTFGKGWSAELNGTYESRQRVGFFVFQPFGQVGVGVQKAVLEKRGNVKLAATDIFYTSPLRATSRYNNYQENLFLRRDSRAVTLSLSWKLGNDNSTATNRRSGAEDEKRRAQ; from the coding sequence TTGAACAGCAAAATCTCTACTCGCTTCTTCTCGTTTGCGGCCGGAATTTTGGTGACAGCGCTAACAGGAGTTATTGCGCCTGCCAAAGCGCAAACCGCCGGCAACATAACAGGCAGTGTACGCTCTGCGGCAGGCTCAGCCATTGACTACGCCACCGTGACCTTGCACCGCGCAGCTGATTCCTCGGTGGTAAAAACTGAATTCAGCGACGCTAATGGCGCTTTCCGCTTCGAGCGCCCAGCCGACGGGCGCTACCGAGTATCGGCGGCTCAGATAGGTTTTGCCCGGCATTGGAGTGAGCCGTTTGCGTTGCCAGCTAATGGCAGCTTAGCGCTACCGAGCATCACGCTTCAGCCTAGTGCGGCCACGGCACTGAAAGAAGTGCAGGTAATAGGTCAGAAGCCATTATTCGAACGCCTCGCTGACCGCACAGTAGTGAACGTGGAAGGCTCCACGCTGGCCGCCGGCAACACCACGCTCGACGTCCTCGCCCGTGCGCCGGGCGTCACCGTCGATGGCAATGATAACCTCGCACTGCGGGGGCGGCAGGGCCTACTAGTACTCATTGACGGCAAGCGCCAACCCATGACGGGCTCCGAGCTTGCCGACTACCTGCGCTCCTTACCCGCTGACCAGCTTAAGAGCATCGAGTTGATTACCAATCCACCCGCCAAATATGATGCGCAAGGTGGGGCGGGCATTATTGCCATCAACCTCAAAAAGGACCAGCGCATGGGTACCAACGGTGCCCTGAATGCCAGCTACGGCCGTACGCAATACAACAAGTTCACTAGCGGGTTTTCCGGCAACCACCGGCGAAAAAACCTCAACATTTTCACTTCCGTGAATTACACCCGGCGCCGGGGTTTCGGCATTCGGAACACCTACCGCTATTTCTACGACTCGCTAAGTGCAGAAGCTTCGTCTGTGCTACAAAGCACCAGCGACCAGCGTAACCGCATTGAATCCAGCGACCATTTCCTGATTTATAAGATTGGTGCCGATCTTAATCTATCGAAAAACACGGTGCTTGGTGCGGCCATCAACGGGTTTGCGGTGCCAAATCCTCGACCTAATGGCGTGGGCACAAACACCAGCACCTTTTACGATGCACCTGGTCTAGTAACCAACTATTACACAGCCTTAAGCCGAACAGAGGGTTTCAATCCCAACGTGGCTGGTAACCTAAACTTCAAGCACACATTTGGCAATGGCACCGCTGGCAGCCCAGAGTTAACAGCCGATGTGGATTACGCCAATTACTACACGCACCGGCTCCAGCGCCAAACTACCTTCTTTGAAATGTCGGGCCGCCCAACGTCTACTTTGCTAGGTGACCAAACTGGCGAGCTTATCATCCAGGCCTTGAAAGCCGACTACACGCAAGCACTATCTCCCAAAACCAACCTCGAAGCCGGTGCCAAAGCCAGCCAGGTATCGTCCGATAACGATTTGCTGTTTACCAACACTGTTAACGACATAACTACCATTGACCTTGGCCGCACCAACCGTTTCAAGTACGACGAAATCATTACGGCCGCCTACGCTACCTTATCGCACACCCTTAATAAGCTGAACGTACAGGCTGGTTTGCGCTTTGAACAAACTGTAATGAAAGGCCGACAACTGATAGATTCGCTCAATTTTCGGCGCGACTACTACCAGTTGTTTCCGAGTGCTGGGGTCAAGTACACGCTCAGTGAAAAGCACGAACTATCGGCGTCCCTGAGCCGGCGTATCAACCGCCCCTCCTACCGGCAACTGAACCCTTTCCGCTTCGTCATCGACCCGACTACTTCGGGTAAGGGCAACCCCGATCTGCGCCCGGAAACCAGCTACAACGTGGAACTGAGCCACACGTTCAAGCAGAAGTTTACCACCGGCCTTAGCTTCAGCATCACCCAGAACCCCATCACCGATGTGGCTCAACCCGAAAGCGACAGTACCACCGTATCGCAGTACGTCAACCTGAACCGGCAACAGTACGCCGCCTTGACCCTTACGGCTCCCCTGACGCCAGCTAAGTGGTGGAGCATCTACAACAACGTGGTGCTGTACTACATTCACTATCAAGGTAGTTTGGCGGGTACGGCACTTAACCGCGGTCGGGGAGCGTGCTCGCTGAGCAGCAACAGCACCTTTACGTTTGGCAAAGGCTGGAGCGCGGAGCTAAATGGCACGTATGAGTCAAGGCAGCGGGTGGGCTTCTTTGTGTTTCAGCCGTTTGGCCAAGTTGGTGTGGGCGTGCAAAAAGCAGTGCTGGAAAAACGTGGCAACGTGAAACTAGCCGCCACCGACATCTTTTATACCAGCCCCCTACGAGCCACCTCACGCTACAACAACTACCAGGAAAACCTCTTTTTGCGCCGTGATTCGCGAGCCGTAACGCTGTCGTTAAGCTGGAAACTAGGCAACGACAACTCCACCGCTACCAACCGCCGCAGCGGGGCCGAAGACGAGAAGCGCCGGGCCCAATAG
- a CDS encoding alpha/beta hydrolase, translating to MTTQSTSSLLRWLIALSCLLPFLASPVEAQQLPAPRDTSFTVYSAFIKAKKNNPAISVARPTLPSTVQAKMNLTYCTIGNRNLQLDIFRPIANRKKGYPAVLFIHGGGWRSGDRLQHVPMAQQLAAVGYVTVTAEYRLSTEAVYPAAVMDLKAAIRWMRANAKAYAIDTTKIAVWGFSAGGQLAALLGTTNDDKTLEGDACYPSHSSSVQAIVDVDGTLAFIHPESGEGNDSKGPSAATYWFGASKTEKPELWHQAGALNHVTGATPPIVFINSSVDRMHAGREDMIKKLDAFHIYHEVHSFPDAPHTFPLFNPWFEPTLKYTVAFLNKVFKVK from the coding sequence ATGACCACCCAGAGTACTTCTTCGCTGCTCCGTTGGCTAATTGCGCTGAGTTGCTTGTTGCCGTTTCTGGCCTCACCGGTCGAGGCGCAGCAGCTTCCGGCGCCGCGCGACACATCGTTTACGGTGTATAGCGCATTCATCAAGGCCAAGAAAAACAATCCGGCTATTAGTGTGGCTAGGCCGACTTTGCCAAGCACTGTCCAGGCCAAGATGAACCTGACGTACTGCACCATTGGCAACCGCAACCTGCAGCTTGATATTTTTCGGCCGATTGCCAACCGCAAGAAAGGATACCCCGCCGTATTGTTTATTCATGGGGGTGGCTGGCGGTCCGGCGACCGTTTGCAGCACGTTCCGATGGCTCAACAGCTGGCAGCAGTAGGCTACGTGACGGTAACTGCCGAGTACCGGCTTTCTACGGAAGCTGTTTATCCGGCCGCCGTTATGGACTTGAAAGCCGCCATTCGGTGGATGCGCGCTAATGCAAAAGCGTATGCCATCGATACCACCAAAATTGCGGTTTGGGGCTTCTCAGCGGGAGGACAACTGGCGGCACTGCTTGGCACTACCAACGACGACAAAACGCTGGAAGGCGACGCTTGCTACCCAAGCCACTCTAGCAGTGTGCAAGCTATTGTAGATGTAGATGGCACCTTGGCTTTCATTCACCCCGAATCGGGCGAAGGCAACGACAGCAAAGGCCCTTCCGCTGCTACCTATTGGTTTGGCGCCTCCAAAACCGAGAAGCCCGAGCTGTGGCACCAAGCCGGGGCGCTGAATCACGTGACTGGAGCAACGCCACCCATTGTTTTCATCAATAGCTCAGTTGATAGGATGCACGCGGGCCGAGAAGACATGATTAAGAAATTAGACGCCTTCCATATCTACCACGAAGTGCACAGTTTTCCTGATGCGCCGCATACGTTTCCTCTTTTCAACCCGTGGTTTGAGCCTACACTGAAGTATACTGTAGCGTTTCTTAACAAAGTATTCAAGGTAAAATAA
- the sbcD gene encoding exonuclease subunit SbcD, with amino-acid sequence MRVLHTADWHLGQRFISGHERTDEHRHFLDWLVETVQKQRVEVLVVAGDIFDTGSPSNQALELYYSFLLSMRGTSCRDIVVVGGNHDSPATLNAPARLLRHLRVHVVGCVPDCFEDQVLVLDDATGKPGLVVCAVPFLRDRDVRLSVPGETAEEREARIKQGIADHYSRMAEVEQVWQLKDLGLPVLATGHLYAAGAAPSDSERTIHVGNLGQITADHFPEIFDYVALGHLHRPQRVGGREHIRYSGSPIPLSFSEVDHPKEVLLLEFGNGKLQTLEALPVPNARRLVRFHGALDEVILLLTSYDNAGYPLPAWADVQIHSELTQLEVAETLLKVIKELDRKQLEVLARRHFRLVKLRALGDEQEAEVPLTRSLHDFTEREVFEQRLEAEPEAIRAELLRTFDELLERL; translated from the coding sequence ATGAGAGTTCTGCACACCGCCGACTGGCACCTCGGCCAGCGCTTTATCAGCGGCCACGAACGCACCGACGAACACCGCCACTTCCTCGACTGGCTGGTGGAAACGGTACAGAAACAGCGCGTGGAAGTGCTGGTAGTTGCTGGTGATATTTTCGATACGGGTTCGCCCTCCAACCAAGCGCTGGAGCTGTATTATTCCTTTCTATTGAGCATGCGCGGCACTAGCTGCCGCGACATCGTGGTGGTGGGTGGCAACCATGATTCTCCCGCCACGCTTAACGCACCAGCTCGGCTGTTACGTCATTTGCGGGTGCACGTGGTTGGCTGCGTGCCCGACTGCTTCGAGGACCAAGTGCTGGTACTAGACGATGCCACTGGCAAGCCCGGTCTCGTGGTGTGCGCCGTACCGTTCCTGCGCGACCGAGACGTGCGCCTCTCGGTGCCCGGCGAAACGGCTGAAGAGCGGGAAGCGCGGATCAAGCAAGGCATAGCCGACCACTATAGCCGCATGGCCGAGGTGGAGCAGGTATGGCAGCTCAAAGACTTGGGCTTGCCCGTATTGGCCACCGGCCACCTCTACGCCGCCGGCGCCGCCCCTTCCGATTCGGAACGCACTATCCACGTCGGCAATCTGGGGCAAATTACGGCCGACCACTTCCCTGAAATATTTGATTACGTGGCGCTCGGGCATTTGCACCGGCCGCAGCGCGTGGGAGGGCGGGAGCATATTCGGTATTCTGGCTCACCCATTCCATTGTCGTTTTCCGAAGTCGACCACCCGAAGGAAGTGCTGCTGCTGGAATTTGGGAACGGGAAGCTGCAAACGCTGGAAGCCCTGCCGGTGCCCAATGCACGGCGGCTGGTGCGGTTTCACGGTGCGCTCGACGAAGTGATTCTGCTCCTGACCAGCTACGACAACGCTGGCTACCCCCTCCCCGCCTGGGCCGACGTGCAGATTCACTCCGAGCTGACGCAGCTGGAAGTAGCGGAAACGCTGCTAAAAGTAATCAAGGAACTGGACCGCAAGCAGTTGGAGGTACTGGCGCGTCGTCACTTCCGCCTAGTAAAGCTCCGCGCCCTCGGCGATGAACAAGAAGCAGAAGTCCCTCTCACCCGCAGCCTTCATGACTTTACGGAGCGTGAAGTGTTCGAGCAACGTCTAGAAGCAGAGCCCGAAGCTATACGCGCCGAATTGCTGCGCACATTCGACGAGTTGCTGGAGAGGTTATAG